A stretch of DNA from Sphingomonas ginkgonis:
CGACCTTCTTGAGCGCCTTGCCGGCCTCGATCGCAACCGACCGCCCAGCCGCCTCGCTGCCTGTCAGGGTCACCGCCGCGATCCGGTCGTCGGCGATCAGCCCGGCGACCGAGCCGCTGCGGATGGCGAGGTTCTGGAACAGGCCGGCGGGGGCGCCGGCGGCGGTGACCGCTTCCTCCAGCAGCCCGGCGCAGCCCTGGACGATGCTAGCGTGCTTGAGCAGGCCGACGTTGCCGGCGAGGATCGTCACTGACAGGAAGCGGACCGCCTGCCAGTAGGGGAAGTTCCAGGGCATCACGGCCAGGATCGGACCCAAGGGGCGATAGTGAAGCTCGCCCGACCCGCCGGGAAGCGGCTGCGGCGCGATCCACTTCGCGCCTTCCTGCGCCGCGTGGCGGAACCCCGCCGCGCACTTCTCGACCTCGGCACGGGCGCCGGCGAGCGTCTTTCCCATCTCGTCCGTCGCCATCCGCGCCAGCCGCTCGCGATCGGAGTCGAACCGTTCGGCGATCCGCTCGAGCAGGGCGGTCCGCTCCTCGACGGCGCTGTTCCGCCATTGCCGGTAGCAGGCAGCCGCGCGGGCGACCTTCGTCTCGACCTCGGCGGCGGTCAGTTCGGGATAGGTGGCGATTTCGGCCCCGGTCGCGGGGTTGGTCGAGCGGAACATGATGTCTCCGGGAAGCACGGGGCATGGGGCGAACGCGAGGGCCGCCGGGACCGTTCCGCATGAGCGATCGTTAAACTGCGATTGAGCTAAGTCGTTGTTTTTGGCCGGGGAGTGCAGTCCGTCCGGGTAACGGCTCGGCCCATCCTTAACTGGCGAACCGGCCTGCGCCCCCGCGCGTAAGTGACGTCATGATGCACCGTCATCCCCGCCTGAACCCCGGGCTGACCGCGATCGCCGCGGTCTTGGCCCTCTCTTCCACCCCCGTGGCCGCGCAGGCCGTGGATCCCAGTCCGGCACCCCCTGCCAGCGAGGCCGCGCCCGTTCGCCTGTCGCCGCCGCCGCCGACCAGCGGATCCTCGACTCCGGCCGCCAGCGATCCGCTCGCGCCGGCGGCGGACAGCAGCCCGGCCGAGCCGGCGGACAGCTCCACCGCCGCGACGACCAGCGAGGCCGCTCCCGCCGCGACGACTCACCGCAGCACCCGTGCGACCCGGACCACGCGGACCGTGACCCGCACGGCGGCGACGGCTCCGGCGCCTGCGAGCCGCTCGGCGCGGACCGCGGCCGAGACCGGCACGGCCGCGCCGTCGGCGCCCGCCGAGGCGAGTGCGCCCGCGCAACCGCCGCTGGCCGCCGCGCCGCCCGCGCCCGAGCCGGCCGCGGTGTCCGAGACGCCCGCCGCTCCGCCCGCTCAGTCGACCAGCGGCGGCACGGATGCGGGAACGGCGGCCGAGGTCGCCGGGGCCGGGCTGCTCGCCGCGCTGCTGATCGGCGGCGGGGCGCTGGCCCTGCGTCGCCGCCGCCGCCGCGCCGAGGATCTCGCCTATGCCGACGAGGAGCCGGTCGCGGCGGAGCCGGTGTGGCAGGAGCCGGTCGCCGAGCCGCGGCTCGCCCGGTCCGAGCCGCAGATCGAGGAGCGTCCGGCAATGGCCTGGTCGCGCCAGCCTGCCGAAGCTGCGGCAGCACAAGCCCTGCCCGAGAGCGCCGGTGCCGATCATGACAGCCTGCCCGAGGGTTTCGACCTGTCGCGCTTCGGGCCGCACGTGCAGCGGGCTTATCGTGGGCCGACGCCGGACAATCCCTCGCTGTCGCTCAAGAACCGGCTGCGCAAGGCCGCGGCGATGGACAAGCGGGCGCGGGACAATGGCGAACTCGACCGTTCGCGCGAGGTCGCGCAGGCCCCGACGGCCCCGGCTGATCGGCCCGCCGTTCCGCTCGGCCGACCGGCGTCCACCCCGGCGGCGCGAGCACCGCAGTCTTCGATGCTGGCCGGCGGCTTCGGCAGCTACCAGGGCTGGCAGATGAAGCCGTCGACCCAGCACTAGGGGCTTGTCGGGGGTGGGGCGGGATCCGGTGGGTCCCGCCCCTGACCATCTGTGGAGAGAAGCGAAGCCGGCCGCGCTAGAGCTTGCGCACGACCCCGTCGGAAGTGGCGACGGTCAAACCGAAGCGCTTGACCTTGACCGTGTTGGTGGCGGACCGCCCGCCCGGCAGCGGGGTCATCAGCTGCTCGGCGCTGAGATTGCCCTGCATCGTGAAGCGGAACCGGTAGCGGTCGCCGACCTTGTCGATGTCCACCGGCCCGACCGCCTCCGACATCGCCGCGCTGTAGCGGTCCACGCCGATCTGGCGGACCCGCCAGCGGCGCTCCTGCACCGGCTTGCCCTCGTCCTCGACCCGCTGAATGAGGGTCAGGCTTCCGTCGGGCTCGATCCGCCCCACGCCGATGCTGTGCGTGCGATACGGTTTGTGGAACATGACCTTGACCATGCCCTGGGTCTCGGTCCGGCCCTCGAAGAAGCGTAGCGGATCGAGCTGCGGCTGGACGGTGGCGGACGACAACGGGGCCGCGAAAAGCGCGAGCGGGACAGCAAGAAAGGCGTGACGCAAGACGGGCATATGCCGGTCTTTAACGAGGGGATGTGGGCTTTGTTGCGGGAAATGCACTCGCCCCGCGCCCACGCGCCCCGGAGTGATGCGGGCGAGCCACAGCCGATCGTCCCGGCTTGTCGAATCGTTCCTGTTCTGTTCTTCATTGCGGATGGGCGCCAACACTCGGCTCGACAGCCTGTCCGACCTCGTCCGCCGCAAGGCGAACCTGAGGGTCGAATGCCATACCTGCGACAAGGTCAGCGTCATCGACGCGGCCCGCTTCAACCGCTTCTGTCTGGTGCGGCAGTGGAGCACGCAGCTCGGGCAGCTCGGGACCCGGCTCCGCTGCGCGCGTTGCGGCGCCCGCCCGGGTCGGCTCGGCGCGACGCCGGAGAAGCCGGAGCCGGACCTGTTTCCCCAAGGCGAGCGGGCGTGGAAGGCGC
This window harbors:
- a CDS encoding DUF3833 family protein encodes the protein MSSATVQPQLDPLRFFEGRTETQGMVKVMFHKPYRTHSIGVGRIEPDGSLTLIQRVEDEGKPVQERRWRVRQIGVDRYSAAMSEAVGPVDIDKVGDRYRFRFTMQGNLSAEQLMTPLPGGRSATNTVKVKRFGLTVATSDGVVRKL